In Papaver somniferum cultivar HN1 chromosome 1, ASM357369v1, whole genome shotgun sequence, a genomic segment contains:
- the LOC113306579 gene encoding bystin-like, translating to MAGKKRDRAQQKHEQPFLADESYSSVSKKRSRAPKQHQQHEKQISTDMSSKILKEALIQQKELDDEAKKEDPFSSIHDEVDAVSDDSDDDDDLLDGLSETQSQYNGGLEEEVDEEEMEILEHFMLKKPGNPLTLSDLIINKIKKSDEKVSSEPRPLPKLDNSIIDLYKGVGKLFSRYTTGKIPKAFKHIPAMQHWEDVLYLTEPEKWSPNAVYQATRIFASNLTPKKAQRFYTFVLLPRIREDIRKNKRLHFALFQALKKALYKPAAFNKGILFPLCESGTCNLREAVIVGSIIQKVSIPPLHSSVALMKLAEMEYCGTTSYFIKLILDKKYALPYRVLDAVVAHFMRFLEDSRVMPVIWHQSLLSFVQRYKNELTKEDKENFERLVQHQKHYMVTEEIRRELMNSRNRGEKEDPMSISSSVVKPIEEDRFNYPEVPMEEE from the exons ATGGCGGGGAAGAAGAGAGACAGAGCACAGCAAAAGCATGAACAACCTTTTCTTGCAGATGAATCTTATTCTTCTGTGTCCAAAAAACGTTCTCGTGCCCCCAAGCAACATCAACAACATGAGAAACAAATCTCAACAGACATGAGTTCGAAAATCTTGAAAGAAGCGTTAATTCAACAGAAGGAATTAGACGATGAAGCGAAAAAAGAAGATCCTTTCTCTTCTATTCATGATGAAGTTGATGCCGTTTCagatgatagtgatgatgatgatgacctaTTAGATGGACTATCTGAAACTCAAAGCCAATATAATGGTGGTTTGGAA GAGGAAgtggatgaagaagaaatggaaataTTAGAGCATTTTATGTTAAAGAAACCTGGTAATCCGCTCACGTTGTCCGACCTTAttataaacaaaattaaaaagagcGATGAGAAAGTCTCTTCAG AACCGAGGCCGCTTCCTAAATTGGACAACTCTATCATAGACTTATATAAAGG AGTTGGAAAACTCTTTAGTAGATACACTACGGGGAAAATTCCAAAAGCATTCAAACACATTCCTGCAATGCAACATTGGGAGGATGTGCTTTACTTGACTGAACCAGAGAAGTGGTCCCCTAATGCAGTTTACCAGGCTACAAGAATATTTGCCTCCAATTTGACCCCGAAAAAGGCACAGAGATTCTACACCTTTGTATTGCTCCCTCGAATTAGAGAAGACATCAGAAAGAATAAGAGACTCCATTTTGCTCTTTTTCAAGCTTTAAAAAAGGCTCTCTATAAGCCAGCAGCCTTCAACAAGGGGATATTGTTTCCACTTTGTGAG TCAGGGACTTGCAATCTTAGGGAGGCTGTCATTGTTGGAAGCATTATTCAGAAAGTCTCTATTCCCCCGCTTCATTCTAG TGTGGCACTCATGAAGCTCGCGGAAATGGAGTACTGTGGGACCACAAG TTACTTCATAAAGCTTATTCTCGATAAGAAGTATGCCCTGCCTTACCGTGTTCTCGATGCTGTTGTTGCTCACTTTATGAGATTTCTTGAAGATTCAAGGGTCATGCCTGTAATATGGCACCAGTCTCTTCTATCATTTGTCCAGAG GTACAAGAATGAACTAACGAAAGAGGATAAAGAGAACTTTGAGCGTCTAGTTCAGCACCAGAAACACTACATG GTTACAGAAGAAATCAGGAGGGAGCTAATGAACAGTCGAAACCGTGGTGAAAAGGAAGATCCCATGTCTATCT CATCTTCTGTTGTAAAGCCGATTGAAGAAGATCGGTTTAACTATCCTGAAGTTCCAATGGAAGAGGAATGA
- the LOC113353346 gene encoding uncharacterized protein LOC113353346, with amino-acid sequence MAKSLRAKYYPDGNLFELQKKSNTTWSWRSISSEIQFIKQHNCWNLGNGDSILIWNHCWIPELQSLPLPKLGCSSAQDYTYVKQMFLPGCAEWNSSLLDQLFNPVLVQHILQITIHPSRADRLVWLLEKNGRFNVKSCYKKMYQKSSSIPPVDIRMGKISVDYGNFQVCLKSASSSGKPSPIFYPPKTFWILVVWFAVLGWTSDNNGSLSEWILSWIIIPSQLTPRINGQNVFWIPPPMGFLTFNCDGSFDANTQLGGIGLILRNFAGMQQAARCISMNGARSAEQVECMGFWNAVQWAKDLNLERVHFEMDAKLVVDAVNTDNSAIDWRLLNTVLDIKSFFLSFSSWKLSYVPKERNKVADLLANPARKDRISFIWNNSPLPGIVDQVVVECSHVLG; translated from the exons ATGGCGAAATCTCTTAGGGCGAAATATTATCCGGACGGGAATCTCTTTGAACTTCAGAAGAAATCCAACACCACTTGGTCTTGGCGCAGCATTAGCTCTGAGATTCAATTTATTAAACAACACAACTGTTGGAACTTAGGTAATGGGGATTCAATCCTTATCTGGAATCATTGTTGGATCCCTGAATTGCAAAGTCTGCCACTACCAAAACTAGGGTGTTCTTCTGCTCAGGACTATACATACGTGAAGCAGATGTTTCTACCTGGATGTGCAGAATGGAATTCTTCATTGTTGGACCAGTTATTTAATCCAGTGTTAGTGCAGCATATTCTTCAGATTACCATCCATCCTTCTCGGGCAGATAGATTGGTATGGCTTCTAGAGAAGAATGGTAGATTCAATGTAAAATCCTGTTATAAAAAGATGTACCAGAAAAGCTCAAGTATACCACCAGTGGACATACGTATGGGGAAAATTTCAGTAGATTATGGAAACTTCCAAGTCTGCCTAAAATCTGCCAGTTCCTCTGGAAAGCCATCTCCAATCTTCTATCCACCAAAGACGTTCTGGATACT AGTAGTATGGTTTGCTGTGTTAGGTTGGACTTCTGACAACAATGGATCTCTCTCGGAATGGATATTAAGCTG GATCATTATTCCCTCTCAATTAACTCCTAGAATTAATGGTCAAAATGTTTTTTGGATTCCTCCCCCGATGGGCTTCTTAACCTTTAATTGTGATGGTTCTTTTGATGCTAATACGCAGTTAGGTGGAATTGGTCTAATATTAAGAAATTTTGCAGGTATGCAACAAGCAGCAAGGTGCATTAGCATGAACGGAGCTAGAAGTGCAGAACAGGTTGAATGCATGGGATTTTGGAATGCGGTGCAATGGGCAAAGGATTTAAATCTTGAACGAGTACATTTCGAAATGGACGCTAAATTGGTTGTAGACGCTGTCAACACTGACAATAGTGCCATTGATTGGAGACTTCTTAATACTGTTCTAGACATTAAAAGttttttcttaagtttttcttCCTGGAAACTCTCTTATGTTCCAAAAGAGAGAAATAAAGTAGCTGATCTCTTAGCCAATCCGGCAAGAAAAGATAGAATTTCTTTTATTTGGAATAACTCTCCTCTACCTGGAATTGTTGATCAAGTTGTTGTGGAGTGTTCTCATGTTCTGGGATAA